The following coding sequences lie in one Aspergillus luchuensis IFO 4308 DNA, chromosome 8, nearly complete sequence genomic window:
- a CDS encoding uncharacterized protein (COG:O;~EggNog:ENOG410PMA6;~InterPro:IPR038765,IPR002931;~MEROPS:MER0472834;~PFAM:PF01841) — MAEEPQVMSIQQRIAALKQAQVGQSSGIDTSEPVLVQPTPMPTRPAAPPRPKTFTTNNTNDSYNNHAAGSNGSIYNRSSASNDAVPPRPVPRPATAPAPPPVKHKTPPPLPARKPSDQQRPALPPRRPTQPSHKGSLESMASDISRSTTTSTGKTSASSISAGPGRSLPPAWGEAELPPLPPKRQPQPPPRPTPTTRSSSSSSRLSPPRPSLPLRRKSSQSNYSVESNNSQASRLPPPLPSRTTSDRSLTINEEEEKNPPLPVRRLPPPPPSTDTLGKLKQSGFAAINKSFGSTNGAVNEPSSNGVPPPVPLASRPDLSKIQATKPRLYASNAPTVPTPVACLKCRDFSAADAHAARYPRTSLPTHDLSWLANELTAPFPSHTDKARVIFTWLHHNIAYDVEAFYNNRVKSQTPANTLATGMGVCEGYAGLFTALATRAGMEAKTVHGHGKGYGYVAPTPGSSLPPVQGGHAWNVVRIDNGQWKLIDPCWGAGCVFGKGQPYQPKFDPAMFTDTNDELGLKHFPEDRTQFYRDDGRPEISWQEYLLGNPSSPLCVEQPVIFGEAEKHSIGVRSYRPAAKQISVHQGGPVRFQFGLICEHWTLEYHTRAKPGLFLLMVKGVDGQKEESLVFTHVRGSNPNGGGDMWYVDVPDSRMLGAPGQQVPIVVLTRFGDRADCRGLTAEEYRTQVGRVQMEFVFIAQWDLV, encoded by the coding sequence ATGGCGGAAGAACCTCAGGTCATGTCGATCCAGCAACGGATTGCGGCACTTAAACAAGCGCAAGTTGGTCAAAGCTCAGGAATCGACACCAGCGAGCCTGTGCTTGTCCAGCCCACTCCAATGCCCACACGTCCAGCTGCTCCCCCGCGACCCAAAaccttcaccaccaacaatacCAACGACAGTTATAATAACCATGCTGCTGGCAGCAATGGCTCCATCTACAATCGCTCATCCGCCTCCAATGATGCGGTCCCTCCTAGGCCTGTCCCACGTCCCGCTACTGCACCAGCACCGCCCCCAGTGAAACACAAGACACCCCCTCCTTTGCCTGCTCGCAAGCCCTCCGACCAACAACGCCCAGCACTACCACCGCGGAGACCGACGCAACCCTCTCATAAAGGCTCATTGGAGTCTATGGCCTCAGATATATCTAGATCGACCACTACAAGTACCGGGAAGACATCGGCTAGCTCAATAAGTGCAGGCCCTGGCCGCTCCCTGCCCCCCGCTTGGGGCGAGGCTGAGTTGCCTCCATTGCCCCCCAAACGCcagccacaaccaccaccgcggcCGACGCCCACGACgagaagtagtagcagtagcagcaggcTATCTCCACCTCGTCCGTCTTTGCCCTTGCGACGGAAATCCAGCCAGAGCAACTACTCTGTGGAAAGCAACAATTCGCAGGCTTCCCGGCTGCCTCCTCCACTGCCGTCTAGGACAACAAGTGACAGGTCGCTGACTATcaacgaagaggaggaaaagaaccCGCCGCTACCAGTTCGGAGGCTGCCCCCGCCCCCGCCTTCTACCGATACGCTGGGTAAGCTCAAACAATCCGGTTTCGCGGCGATCAATAAATCTTTTGGCAGTACCAATGGAGCTGTCAATGAGCCCAGCTCCAATGGCGTGCCCCCGCCTGTCCCCCTGGCATCGCGTCCGGATCTCTCCAAAATCCAAGCTACGAAGCCTCGTTTGTATGCTTCCAATGCGCCCACAGTGCCAACACCGGTTGCGTGTCTGAAATGCCGCGACTTCTCAGCTGCCGATGCCCATGCAGCTCGATACCCGCGCACGTCTCTCCCGACACACGACCTGTCCTGGCTGGCGAATGAACTCACGGCACCGTTCCCGTCCCACACGGACAAAGCTCGTGTCATCTTCACTTGGCTCCACCACAACATCGCGTATGACGTAGAGGCCTTCTACAATAATCGGGTGAAGAGTCAAACCCCAGCCAATACACTCGCGACGGGAATGGGTGTGTGTGAGGGGTATGCGGGGTTGTTCACTGCGCTTGCTACCCGTGCAGGTATGGAGGCGAAGACTGTCCACGGTCACGGTAAGGGTTATGGATATGTGGCTCCTACTCCTGGATCTTCGCTACCCCCGGTTCAAGGTGGCCATGCTTGGAACGTCGTCAGGATCGACAACGGGCAGTGGAAGCTGATTGACCCCTGCTGGGGTGCTGGGTGCGTCTTTGGCAAGGGGCAGCCTTACCAGCCAAAATTTGACCCGGCCATGTTCACGGACACTAATGATGAGCTGGGGCTGAAGCACTTCCCCGAAGACCGAACGCAGTTCTACCGTGACGATGGACGTCCGGAGATCAGCTGGCAGGAGTACCTTCTGGGTAACCCCAGTTCACCGCTGTGCGTTGAGCAGCCGGTGATCTTtggggaggcggagaagcaCAGCATTGGAGTGCGGTCGTACCGCCCGGCTGCCAAGCAGATATCAGTGCACCAGGGAGGACCGGTGCGCTTCCAGTTCGGTCTGATCTGCGAGCACTGGACGCTGGAGTATCACACGCGGGCCAAGCCGGGGTTGTTCCTACTGATGGTGAAAGGCGTGGAcgggcagaaggaggagagtcTCGTATTTACACACGTGCGGGGATCCAACCCTAACGGCGGGGGAGATATGTGGTACGTGGACGTTCCGGACTCCAGAATGCTGGGGGCGCCGGGCCAACAGGTGCCGATAGTGGTGCTGACCCGGTTCGGGGATCGAGCGGACTGTCGGGGGCTGACAGCGGAGGAATACCGGACGCAGGTTGGTCGGGTGCAAATGGAGTTTGTCTTCATTGCACAGTGGGATCTGGTGTAA
- a CDS encoding sugar porter family MFS transporter (COG:G;~EggNog:ENOG410PJ41;~InterPro:IPR005829,IPR005828,IPR003663,IPR036259, IPR020846;~PFAM:PF00083,PF07690;~TransMembrane:11 (o6-24i93-114o120-139i151-171o183-203i273-293o313-329i338-359o385-409i421-440o452-470i);~go_component: GO:0016020 - membrane [Evidence IEA];~go_component: GO:0016021 - integral component of membrane [Evidence IEA];~go_function: GO:0022857 - transmembrane transporter activity [Evidence IEA];~go_process: GO:0055085 - transmembrane transport [Evidence IEA]) yields the protein MAIGNLYFIAAIAVVGGGLFGFDISSMSAIIETDAYLCYFNQAPVTYDDDGTRVCQGPSASVQGGITASMAAGSWLGSLISGFISDILGRRSAIQIGSIIWCIGSIIVCASQNIPMLIVGRIINGLSVGICSAQVPVYISEIAPPTKRGRVVGLQQWAITWGILIMFYVSYGCSFIKGTAAFRIPWGLQMIPAVLLFLGMMLLPESPRWLARKDRWEECHAVLTLVHGQGDPNSPFVLREYEEIKSMCEFERQNADVSYLELFKPNMLNRTHVGIFVQIWSQLTGMNVMMYYITYVFAMAGLKGNNNLISSSIQYVINVCMTVPALIWGDQWGRRPTFLIGSLFMMIWMYINAGLMASYGHPAPPGGLNHVEAESWVIHGAPSKAVIASTYLFVASYAISFGPASWVYPPELFPLRVRGKATALCTSANWAFNFALSYFVPPAFVNIQWKVYILFGVFCTAMFLHIFFFFPETTGKTLEEVEAIFTDPNGIPYIGTPAWKTKNEYSRGAHIEEVGFEDDKKVAGGQTIHQEVTATPDKIA from the exons ATGGCTATCGGCAATCTTTACTTCATTGCGGCCATCGCCGTCGTCGGCGGTGGTCTGTTCGGTTTCGATATTTCGTCGATGTCCGCCATCATCGAGACCGACGCCTATCTCTGTTATTTTAACCAGGCTCCTGTCACttatgacgatgatggcacGAGAGTCTGTCAGGGCCCCAGTGCTAGTGTGCAGGGTGGTATCACCGCCTCCATGGCTGCTGGTTCCTGGCTGGGTTCGTTGATCTCGGGTTTCATCTCGGATATCCTTGGTCGTCGTTCCGCCATTCAAATCGGTTCCATTATCTG GTGCATTGGATCTATCATTGTCTGTGCCTCCCAGAACATTCCCATGCTGATCGTCGGTCGTATCATCAACGGTCTGAGTGTGGGTATCTGCTCCGCTCAGGTACCAGTGTACATTTCGGAGATT GCACCTCCAACCAAGCGTGGTCGTGTCGTCGGTCTGCAGCAATGGGCTATTACCTGGGGTATTCTGATCATGTTCTA CGTCTCCTATGGCTGCAGCTTCATCAAGGGTACGGCGGCCTTCCGGATCCCTTGGGGTCTGCAGATGATCCCTGCCGTGCTACTGTTCTTGGGTATGATGCTCCTGCCCGAGTCGCCCCGTTGGTTGGCACGCAAGGACCGGTGGGAGGAGTGCCACGCTGTCTTGACTCTCGTCCACGGTCAGGGCGACCCGAACTCTCCCTTTGTGCTGCGCGAATATGAAGAGATCAAGAGCATGTGCGAGTTTGAGCGTCAAAACGCAGATGTTTCCTACCTTGAGCTGTTCAAGCCTAACATGCTCAACCGTACCCATGTGGGTATCTTCGTTCAGATCTGGTCCCAACTGACGGGAATGAACGTCATGA TGTACTACATTACCTACGTCTTTGCTATGGCCGGCCTGAAgggcaacaacaacctgaTCTCCTCCAGTATTCAATACGTGATCAACGTGTGCATGACCGTGCCGGCTCTGATTTGGGGTGATCAGTGGGGTCGTCGCCCGACCTTCTTGATCGGTTCCCTCTTCATGATGATCTGGATGTACATCAATGCCGGTCTGATGGCCAGCTACGGTCATCCCGCGCCGCCCGGTGGTCTCAACCACGTCGAGGCCGAGTCTTGGGTCATCCACGGCGCGCCCAGCAAGGCTGTCATTGCCAGTACCTACCTCTTCGTAGCCTCATACGCCATCTCCTTCGGCCCCGCCAGCTGGGTGTACCCCCCGGAACTGTTCCCTCTGCGTGTGCGTGGCAAGGCCACCGCCCTCTGCACTTCGGCCAACTGGGCCTTCAACTTCGCCCTCAGCTACTTCGTTCCCCCGGCCTTTGTCAACATCCAGTGGAAGGTCTACATCCTCTTCGGTGTCTTCTGTACCGCCATGTTCCTGcacattttcttcttcttccctgagACCACGGGTAAGACCTTGGAAGAGGTCGAGGCCATCTTCACTGATCCCAATGGCATTCCGTACATTGGTACGCCCGcctggaagacgaagaacgAGTACTCGCGCGGTGCACACATCGAGGAGGTTGGCTTTGAGGATGACAAGAAGGTTGCTGGTGGACAGACTATCCACCAGGAGGTCACTGCTACCCCGGATAAGATTGCTTGA
- the SED1 gene encoding S53 family peptidase (COG:O;~EggNog:ENOG410PHFF;~InterPro:IPR036852,IPR015366,IPR030400;~MEROPS:MER0005329;~PFAM:PF09286;~SECRETED:SignalP(1-15);~go_function: GO:0004252 - serine-type endopeptidase activity [Evidence IEA];~go_function: GO:0008236 - serine-type peptidase activity [Evidence IEA];~go_process: GO:0006508 - proteolysis [Evidence IEA]) → MRASLLLLSVTVALASPAPRNYVVHERRDALPSVWVEESRLDKSAMLPMRIGLTQSNLDRGHDLLMEVSHPQSSRYGQHLSSEEVHDLFAPSDEAVENVRAWIESAGIAPSRISQSYNKQWLQFDAHASEVEQLLQTEYYIYSHAGTGSSHVTCHEYHVPEALQSHIDYITPGVKMLEVRGMPSKKRDTEKRFLGSLPPILAPLPINITKIFDDPLAHCDLAVTPDCIRAMYNITKGTTATKGNELGIFEDLGDVYSQEDLNLFFSNFASEIPQGTHPTLDSIDGATAPTDVTNAGPESDLDFQMAYPIIWPQNTILYQTDDPNYEDNYNYKGLLNNFLYAIDGSYCNETSSLDPQYPDPSPDGYNSPKQCGVYTPTNVISISYGSPEADLPIAYQRRQCHEFMKLGLQGITVVVASGDSGVASSTGACLGTSDNIFVPDFPATCPYLTVVGGTYLPLGSDAAKDEEIAVTRFPSGGGFSNIYPRPAYQNHSVEAYFSTTSDELTYPYYSEVNYTDFSNADGIYNRIGRGYPDISAIADNIIIYNQGEATLVGGTSAAAPAFAAMLTRINEERLAKGKATVGFVNPVLYEHPEAFRDVTVGENPGCGTDGFPVARGWDPVTGLGTPRFERLMDLFTKLD, encoded by the exons ATGCGTGCCtcacttctccttctcagtgTTACGGTCGCTCTGGCTAGTCCAGCGCCCCGTAACTATGTCGTTCATGAGCGGCGCGATGCATTGCCCAGTGTCTGGGTAGAGGAAAGCCGGTTGGACAAGAGTGCTATGCTGCCTATGCGAATAGGGCTTACCCAGTCCAACTTGGATCGTGGTCACGATTTGTTGATGGAGGT ATCTCATCCACAATCGTCCCGCTACGGACAGCACCTCTCCAGCGAGGAGGTGCATGACCTGTTTGCTCCGTCGGATGAGGCCGTGGAGAACGTCCGAGCCTGGATTGAGTCCGCAGGCATTGCTCCAAGCCGTATCTCGCAATCCTACAATAAGCAGTGGCTGCAGTTCGATGCCCATGCAAGCGAGGTCGAGCAACTTCTGCAGACGGAATACTACATCTATTCTCACGCCGGCACGGGAAGCTCCCACGTAACATGCCATGA ATACCACGTGCCCGAGGCTCTTCAATCGCACATTGATTACATCACACCAGGAGTGAAGATGCTGGAAGTGCGCGGCATGCCCTCCAAGAAGAGAGATACAGAGAAGCGCTTCCTTGGCAGTCTGCCCCCGATTCTCGCTCCACTACCAATCAATATCACCAAGATCTTCGACGACCCGCTAGCACACTGCGATCTGGCCGTGACACCAGACTGTATTAGAG CCATGTACAACATCACCAAGGGAACAACAGCCACAAAGGGCAACGAGCTCGGCATCTTCGAAGACCTAGGAGATGTCTACAGTCAAGAAGATCTGaaccttttcttctccaactttGCCAG CGAGATTCCCCAAGGAACCCATCCAACCCTCGACTCCATCGACGGAGCCACTGCGCCAACAGATGTCACCAACGCGGGCCCCGAATCCGACCTCGACTTCCAGATGGCCTACCCGATCATCTGGCCCCAAAACACCATCCTCTACCAAACCGACGACCCCAACTACGAagacaactacaactacaaaGGCCTCCTGAACAACTTTCTCTACGCCATCGACGGCTCCTACTGCAACGAAACCTCATCCTTAGACCCTCAATACCCAGACCCCTCCCCAGACGGCTACAACTCCCCCAAGCAATGCGGCGTCTACACTCCGACAAACGTaatctccatctcctacGGCAGCCCTGAAGCCGATCTCCCCATTGCCTACCAACGCCGCCAATGCCACGAGTTCATGAAACTCGGCCTCCAGGGAATCACTGTCGTGGTGGCATCCGGCGACTCCGGCGTCGCCTCCAGCACCGGCGCCTGCCTGGGCACCTCAGACAACATCTTCGTCCCGGACTTCCCAGCCACATGTCCCTACCTCACCGTAGTAGGAGGCACATACCTCCCGCTAGGTTCTGACGCCGCCAAAGACGAAGAAATAGCAGTCACCCGCTTTCCTTCCGGCGGCGGGTTCAGTAATATCTACCCCCGACCAGCATACCAGAACCACTCCGTGGAAGCCTATTtttccaccacctccgacgaGCTCACCTACCCCTACTACTCAGAAGTAAACTACACAGACTTCTCCAACGCAGACGGGATCTACAACCGCATCGGACGAGGATACCCGGATATCTCTGCCATCGcagacaacatcatcatctataATCAAGGCGAAGCCACATTAGTAGGCGGTACCTCTGCCGCGGCGCCGGCGTTCGCGGCCATGTTGACGCGCATTAATGAGGAGAGGTTGGCGAAGGGCAAGGCCACGGTGGGGTTTGTGAATCCGGTGCTGTATGAACATCCCGAGGCGTTCAGGGATGTGACCGTTGGCGAGAATCCGGGTTGTGGGACTGATGGGTTTCCGGTTGCGAGGGGGTGGGATCCTGTTACGGGGTTGGGGACGCCGAGGTTCGAGAGATTGATGGATTTGTTTACGAAGCTTGATTGA